In Acidobacteriota bacterium, the following proteins share a genomic window:
- a CDS encoding roadblock/LC7 domain-containing protein, translating to MPFNYLLTNLLVDVPQAVGAILVDPEGEAVEWVTRHDDPFDLKVEGAYHSIFMRRLDQLAANMDAGQIDSFVLEGTSLVTLTQALPDGYYVVLVVDRSGSRAHALHRLRRAAEVIAKEIV from the coding sequence ATGCCTTTCAACTACCTTTTGACCAACCTGCTGGTCGATGTGCCACAGGCGGTGGGCGCGATATTGGTCGATCCCGAGGGCGAAGCCGTCGAGTGGGTAACCCGCCACGACGACCCCTTCGATCTCAAGGTGGAAGGGGCCTACCACAGCATCTTCATGCGCCGGCTCGATCAGTTGGCCGCCAATATGGATGCAGGCCAGATCGACAGCTTCGTGCTCGAAGGAACCTCGTTGGTCACGTTGACGCAGGCCCTCCCCGACGGCTACTATGTGGTGCTCGTCGTGGATCGGAGCGGCTCCCGGGCACACGCCCTTCATCGATTGCGTCGTGCGGCCGAGGTGATCGCGAAAGAGATCGTCTGA
- a CDS encoding tetratricopeptide repeat protein has product MKRLIAAAACTTMILASVVACSSASAEHPPSAPKKKKAKSQPTPVVDPLQSLTYMRQGLVLMQQGQYDEALQRFQQADRIAPGNATNHNMMGLCYLRQGQFDQALEHFNQALELVPLFTDARNNRGATYLAMGQLHLAEVDFVAVLGDSTYPHAKQVNYNLGLTYLKRSQLGAAEESFRRAIVPPNPVFDAYLRLAEIAQRQGQLARAKVLLEEARINFPEMTRVSLELGKLLILMGQTDEAAPYLQQVIADAPDSEYADTARNLLGAG; this is encoded by the coding sequence ATGAAACGCCTTATCGCAGCCGCAGCCTGCACCACGATGATCCTGGCGAGTGTCGTCGCCTGTTCGAGCGCCAGCGCCGAACACCCGCCGAGTGCGCCAAAAAAAAAGAAGGCCAAAAGCCAACCGACGCCTGTCGTCGATCCGCTGCAGTCGCTGACCTACATGCGCCAGGGATTGGTGTTGATGCAGCAAGGTCAGTACGACGAGGCCCTGCAACGCTTCCAACAGGCTGACCGCATCGCCCCGGGCAACGCTACGAACCACAACATGATGGGACTCTGTTATCTCCGCCAGGGGCAGTTCGATCAGGCGCTCGAACATTTCAACCAGGCCCTCGAGCTGGTACCGCTTTTCACCGATGCGCGTAACAACCGCGGAGCAACCTACCTCGCTATGGGTCAGCTGCACCTCGCAGAGGTCGACTTCGTGGCAGTGCTCGGAGACTCTACCTACCCCCACGCCAAACAGGTCAACTACAACCTCGGCCTCACCTATCTCAAGCGAAGCCAACTCGGCGCCGCCGAGGAGAGCTTTCGAAGAGCGATCGTTCCGCCGAACCCGGTCTTCGACGCCTACTTGAGGTTGGCCGAGATCGCGCAGCGACAGGGCCAGCTGGCTCGTGCGAAGGTATTGCTCGAGGAGGCCAGGATCAATTTCCCGGAGATGACCCGAGTCTCGCTCGAGCTCGGCAAGCTCCTGATTCTGATGGGTCAGACCGACGAAGCGGCGCCTTATCTCCAACAGGTGATCGCGGACGCGCCCGATTCCGAGTACGCTGACACGGCGAGAAACCTCCTCGGTGCCGGTTAG